A single window of Malus sylvestris chromosome 5, drMalSylv7.2, whole genome shotgun sequence DNA harbors:
- the LOC126623706 gene encoding disease resistance protein RPV1-like isoform X1, whose product MGLIGFIQVFNIIIIAIGTLLYMCCRSLTFSSSSSAADSDVSAADSAVDSTVVAADDAADIPRRREKYDVFISFRGEDTRNTFTSHLHAALQQKNIETYIDNRLKRGEAIGPALLKAIKKSTLWVIIFSQKYASSTWCLEELVHILKCNDRGQSVIPIFYHTHASDVRKQKGSYEVAFAEHQKRVKDSIDKVPEWKEALTNAANIAGFHHSENTGTDADLVKKVVEHIWTKLCRESSCNLKGLVGIESRIEQIESLLGIHSTDACITVGIWGMGGIGKTTLAQAVFHKLSSKFKGGCFLVNVREREQKDGLEHLQNTLVREIFKEQNLSIGSTLVRDRLSHTKVLIVLDDVSSSMQMESLAGERLQYGTGSRIIITSRDKGTLRQTVEEEKIYEVKGLNPDDALELFCLFAFKNNSTCRTDYKELVEKAVHYAGHVPLALIVLGSLFFNRKSKEDWEDEFNKLKRFPSVDIQKVLRISYDGLGENEKEIFLDIACFHKGGYVDVVKRMLDVRGFFAKTGITILIDLSLISKDSKWGRETIEMHDLLQEMGRTIVQEQCSEDPGKRKRLFTDEDVYRVLKSNTETPIVQAILVDWHKIEERSLKRADFKVMSNLKMLIVDNFQIFDHNRDCKLNMSLDLPDSLRYIYWPEYPLESLSANFSPENLVELHMPYSRVKKLWKEDQRLVNLEVIDVAWSKNLIEVPNLSRSPKIVHIDLPGCDKLVEIPRYFRDLDKLIHIDLGHCTSLKYLSEMAGNIKYLNLEGSGIKELPESVWSNEHISYLDISHCKDLQKLPSNKCNLKVSGCFKVDGCTSLGEFSELPRDISKLSLVGCKRLVSLPTNICKLKCLEELNLSECSKLQNFPEILEPMEHLKSLNLSSTAIEELHSSIEFFPALKRLTLSHCQRLSSIPKSICKLKYLEKLNLSCCSKLENFPEILEPMKHLEYLNLSETSVQELHSSIEFLPALKNIELKGCKRLSSIPKSICKLKYLEELDLSYCYELESFPEILEPMEHLKSLNLRGTAVRELHSSIKFLHALKRIELQGCESLSSIPKGICKLKYLERLDLSECSELENFPEIMEPMEHLESLNLSETTVEELHSSIEFLPALKEIRLRDCKRFSSIPKSICKLKYLEELDLSCCSKLENFPEILEPMEHLKSLNLSATMVEELHSSIKFLPVLKKVKLGGCKRLSSIPKSICKLKYLEELDLSYCYELENFPEILEPMEHLEFLNLSGTAVEELHSSIEFLSALKEIRLRDCRRLSSIPKSICKLKYLEELDLSCCSKLENFPEILEPMKHLKSLNLSATMVKELHSSIKFLPALKKVKLRGCERLSSIPKSICKLKYLEGLDLSRCFELENFPEILEPMEHLGSLNLSGTTVEELHSSIEFLPALKEIRLGDCKRLSSIPKSICKLKYLEELNLSCCSKLENFPVIFEPMEHLKSLNLRGTAIKELHSSIKFLPALKKIELEGCKRLSSIPSSICKLKYLEELNLSCCFELENFPEILEPMEHLKSLNLSGTAVKELPLSIEFLPALTYIQLCGCKRLSSIPTSICKLKYLKELDLSYCSELESFPEILEPMEHLGSLNLSGTTVEELHSSIEFLPALKEIRLRDCKRLSSIPKSICKLKYLEELDLSCCSQLENFPENLEPMEHLKSLNLSGTIVTELHSLIKFLPVLKRIQLRGCERLSSIPKNICKFKYLEELDLSYCSQLENFPEILEPMEHLKSLNFSGTAVKELHSLIKFLPALKRIQLRGCERLSSIPKSICKLKYLEELDLSCCSELENFPEIMEPMEHLKFLNLSGTAVQELHSSIKFLPALRRIQLRACQSLSIMPKNICKLKYLVELDLSYCFQLENFPEFLELMEHLKSLNLSGTAVKKLPSSIEFLLGLKIIQLQGCKRLSSIPKNICKLKYLEELNLSCCSELENFPEILEPMEHLKSLNLSGTAVKELPLSIEFLPALTYIQLCGCKKLSSIPKSICKLKYLKELDLSYCSELESFPEIMEPMEHLKFLNLSGTAVQELHSSIEFLLALKEIQLQDCKRLSSIPKSICKLKYLEKLDLSCCSKLENFPEILEPMEHLKSLNLSETTVKELHSSIEFLPALKEIRLGDCKRLPSSQEQIDDLIKAYNYHTKHL is encoded by the exons atggggttGATTGGGTtcattcaagttttcaacatcatcatcatcgcCATTGGGACTCTGTTGTACATGTGCTGCAGATCATTAACattttcttcttcgtcttctgcGGCAGATTCTGATGTTTCTGCTGCTGATTCTGCCGTTGATTCTACTGTTGTTGCTGCTGATGATGCTGCTGATATCCCCCGCCGTCGAGAAAAGTATGACGTGTTTATCAGCTTCCGAGGTGAGGACACCCGCAATACATTTACCAGCCATCTTCATGCTGCCCTACAGCAGAAGAACATTGAAACCTACATAGATAACAGACTTAAGAGAGGAGAAGCGATCGGACCTGCTCTTCTAAAGGCAATCAAGAAATCGACGCTTTGGGTGATCATTTTCTCACAAAAGTATGCTTCTTCCACATGGTGTTTGGAAGAACTAGTGCATATACTCAAATGCAACGACAGAGGCCAGTCTGTGATACCCATTTTTTACCATACCCATGCATCGGATGTACGAAAACAAAAAGGGAGTTATGAGGTTGCATTTGCTGAACACCAAAAACGTGTCAAGGACAGTATCGACAAGGTGCCCGAGTGGAAGGAGGCTTTGACTAATGCAGCCAATATAGCTGGgtttcaccattctgaaaacACAGG GACGGATGCCGATTTAGTCAAGAAAGTTGTTGAGCATATTTGGACCAAATTGTGTCGCGAATCATCGTGCAATTTAAAGGGCCTTGTTGGAATTGAAAGTCGCATCGAGCAAATCGAATCGCTGTTAGGCATTCATTCAACGGACGCTTGCATCACTGTAGGTATTTGGGGAATGGGTGGTATTGGCAAGACCACCCTTGCTCAAGCCGTATTTCACAAACTCTCTTCTAAATTCAAAGGCGGTTGTTTTCTTGTAAATGTTAGGGAGAGAGAACAAAAAGATGGGCTAGAACACTTGCAAAATACACTTGTCCGTGAGATATTCAAGGAACAAAATTTATCCATAGGATCAACTCTTGTTCGAGATAGGCTCAGCCATACAAAGGtcctcattgttcttgatgatgtgaGTAGTTCAATGCAAATGGAAAGTCTAGCGGGCGAGCGTCTTCAGTATGGCACTGGAAGTAGAATCATTATCACAAGTAGAGACAAGGGCACACTTAGGCAAACTGTTGAAGAGGAAAAGATCTACGAGGTTAAGGGATTAAATCCGGATGATGCTCTTGAgctcttttgtttgtttgctttcaAGAATAACAGTACTTGTAGAACAGATTATAAGGAGTTGGTGGAAAAGGCCGTGCATTATGCTGGACACGTTCCTTTAGCTCTTATAGTTTTGGGGTCCTTGTTCTTCAATCGCAAGAGCAAAGAAGACTGGGAAGATGAATTCAACAAATTAAAACGATTTCCCAGTGTAGATATCCAGAAAGTGTTGAGAATAAGTTATGATGGATTgggagaaaatgagaaggagatatTTCTGGATATAGCATGTTTTCATAAAGGGGGGTATGTGGATGTGGTAAAACGAATGTTAGATGTTCGTGGATTCTTTGCGAAAACCGGAATTACAATTCTCATTGATTTGTCTCTCATATCAAAGGATTCAAAATGGGGAAGGGAAACCATAGAGATGCATGATTTGCTACAAGAAATGGGAAGGACAATTGTTCAGGAACAATGTAGTGAAGATCCTGGTAAACGGAAAAGGTTGTTCACTGATGAGGATGTATATCGTGTACTGAAGAGTAATACG GAAACTCCAATTGTTCAAGCCATATTGGTTGATTGGCATAAGATTGAAGAGCGATCATTGAAACGTGCAGACTTCAAAGTGATGTCTAACCTAAAAATGCTAATTGTGgataattttcaaatatttgatcACAACAGAGACTGCAAATTAAACATGTCTCTAGATCTTCCTGATTCTCTTCGTTATATTTACTGGCCTGAATATCCATTGGAATCTTTGTCGGCAAACTTTTCTCCAGAAAATCTTGTTGAGCTTCATATGCCATATAGCAGAGTTAAGAAGCTTTGGAAAGAAGACCAG AGACTTGTGAACTTAGAAGTGATTGATGTGGCGTGGTCTAAAAATCTAATTGAAGTTCCAAATCTCTCTAGAAGTCCAAAAATTGTGCACATAGATCTTCCTGGCTGTGACAAATTGGTTGAAATTCCTCGATATTTTCGAGATCTTGACAAGCTTATTCATATTGATCTTGGACACTGCACCAGCCTCAAGTATCTTTCAGAGATGGCAGGAAATATTAAATACTTAAATTTAGAAGGCAGTGGTATAAAGGAGTTGCCTGAATCAGTTTGGTCTAACGAACATATTTCTTACTTGGATATAAGTCACTGCAAAGACCTTCAGAAACTTCCAAGCAACAAGTGTAACTTGAAAGTCTCTGGTTGTTTTAAAGTAGATGGCTGCACATCTCTTGGTGAGTTTTCTGAGCTTCCCAGGGATATAAGTAAATTATCATTGGTTGGTTGCAAGAGACTTGTGAGTCTACCAACCAACATTTGTAAGTTGAAATGTCTAGAGGAACTCAATCTTTCTGAGTGCTCTAAACTTCAAAACTTCCCAGAGATCTTGGAGCCAATGGAACATTTGAAGTCCTTAAATTTAAGTTCAACAGCGATTGAAGAGCTACACTCATCAATCGAGTTTTTCCCTGCACTCAAAAGACTTACATTAAGTCATTGCCAAAGGCTTTCGAGTATCCCAAAGAGCATTTGTAAGTTGAAATATCTCGAGAAACTCAATCTCTCTTGTTGCTCTAAACTTGAAAACTTCCCAGAGATCTTGGAGCCAATGAAACATTTGGAGTACTTAAATTTAAGTGAAACATCAGTTCAAGAGCTACACTCATCAATCGAGTTTCTCCCTGCTCTAAAAAATATTGAGCTAAAAGGTTGCAAAAGGCTTTCAAGTATCCCAAAGAGCATTTGTAAGTTGAAATATCTCGAGGAACTCGATCTCTCTTACTGCTATGAACTCGAAAGCTTCCCAGAGATCTTGGAGCCAATGGAACATTTGAAGTCCTTAAATTTAAGGGGGACAGCGGTTAGAGAGCTACACTCATCAATCAAGTTTCTCCATGCGCTAAAAAGAATTGAGCTACAAGGTTGTGAAAGTCTTTCAAGTATCCCAAAGGGCATTTGTAAGTTGAAATATCTCGAGCGACTTGATCTCTCTGA GTGCTCTGAACTTGAAAACTTCCCAGAGATCATGGAGCCAATGGAACATTTGGAGTCCTTAAATTTAAGTGAAACAACGGTTGAAGAGCTACACTCATCAATCGAGTTTCTCCCTGCTCTCAAAGAAATTCGACTAAGAGATTGCAAAAGGTTTTCAAGTATCCCAAAGAGCATTTGTAAGTTGAAATATCTCGAGGAACTCGATCTCTCTTGTTGCTCTAAACTTGAAAACTTCCCAGAGATCTTAGAGCCAATGGAACATTTGAAGTCCTTAAATTTAAGTGCAACAATGGTTGAAGAGCTACACTCATCAATCAAGTTTCTCCCTGTGCTAAAAAAAGTTAAGCTAGGAGGTTGCAAAAGGCTTTCAAGTATCCCAAAGAGCATTTGTAAGTTGAAATATCTCGAGGAACTTGATCTCTCTTACTGCTATGAACTCGAAAACTTCCCAGAGATCTTGGAGCCAATGGAACATTTGGAGTTCTTAAATTTAAGTGGAACAGCGGTTGAAGAGCTACACTCATCAATCGAGTTTCTCTCTGCTCTCAAAGAAATTCGATTAAGAGATTGCAGAAGGCTTTCAAGTATCCCAAAGAGCATTTGTAAGTTGAAATATCTCGAGGAACTTGATCTCTCTTGCTGCTCTAAACTTGAAAACTTCCCAGAGATCTTGGAGCCAATGAAGCATTTGAAGTCCTTAAATTTAAGTGCAACAATGGTTAAAGAGCTACATTCATCAATCAAGTTTCTCCCTGCGCTCAAAAAAGTTAAGCTAAGAGGTTGCGAAAGGCTTTCAAGTATCCCAAAGAGCATTTGTAAGTTGAAATATCTCGAGGGACTCGATCTCTCTAGGTGCTTTGAACTTGAAAACTTCCCAGAGATCTTGGAGCCAATGGAACATTTGGGGTCCTTAAATTTAAGTGGAACAACAGTTGAAGAACTACACTCATCAATTGAGTTTCTCCCTGCTCTCAAAGAAATTCGACTAGGAGATTGCAAAAGGCTTtcaagtattccaaaaagcatTTGTAAGTTGAAATATCTTGAGGAACTCAATCTTTCTTGTTGCTCTAAACTTGAAAACTTCCCAGTGATCTTTGAGCCAATGGAACATTTAAAGTCCTTAAATTTAAGGGGAACAGCGATTAAAGAGCTACACTCATCAATCAAGTTTCTCCCCGCACTCAAAAAAATTGAGCTAGAAGGTTGCAAAAGGCTTTCAAGTATCCCAAGTAGCATTTGTAAATTGAAATATCTCGAGGAACTCAATCTCTCTTGTTGCTTTGAGCTAGAAAACTTCCCAGAGATTTTGGAGCCAATGGAACATTTGAAGTCCTTAAATTTAAGTGGAACAGCGGTTAAAGAGCTACCCTTATCAATCGAGTTTCTCCCTGCTCTCACATATATTCAACTATGTGGTTGCAAAAGGCTTTCAAGTATCCCAACGAGCATTTGTAAGTTGAAATATCTCAAGGAACTCGATCTCTCTTACTGTTCAGAACTTGAAAGCTTCCCAGAGATCTTGGAGCCAATGGAACATTTGGGGTCCTTAAATTTAAGTGGAACAACGGTTGAAGAACTACACTCATCAATTGAGTTTCTCCCTGCTCTCAAAGAAATTCGACTTAGAGATTGCAAAAGGCTTtcaagtattccaaaaagcatTTGTAAGTTGAAATATCTTGAGGAACTCGATCTCTCTTGTTGCTCTCAACTTGAAAACTTCCCAGAAAATTTGGAGCCAATGGAACATTTGAAATCCTTAAATTTGAGTGGAACAATAGTTACAGAGCTACACTCATTAATCAAGTTTCTCCCTGTGCTCAAAAGAATTCAACTACGTGGTTGCGAAAGGCTTTCAAGTATCCCAAAGAACATTTGTAAGTTCAAATATCTCGAGGAACTTGATCTCTCTTATTGCTCTCAGCTTGAAAACTTCCCAGAGATCTTGGAGCCAATGGAACATTTGAAGTCCTTAAATTTTAGTGGAACAGCAGTTAAAGAGTTACACTCATTAATCAAGTTTCTCCCTGCGCTCAAAAGAATTCAACTACGTGGTTGCGAAAGGCTTTCAAGTATCCCAAAGAGCATTTGTAAGCTGAAATATCTCGAGGAACTAGATCTCTCTTGCTGCTCTGAACTTGAAAACTTCCCAGAGATCATGGAGCCGATGGAACATTTGAAGTTCTTAAATTTAAGTGGAACAGCGGTTCAAGAGCTACACTCATCAATCAAGTTTCTCCCTGCGCTCAGAAGAATTCAACTACGAGCTTGCCAAAGTCTTTCAATTATGCCAAAGAACATTTGCAAGTTGAAATATCTTGTGGAACTCGATCTCTCTTATTGCTTTCAGCTTGAAAACTTCCCCGAGTTCTTGGAGCTAATGGAACATTTGAAGTCCTTAAATTTAAGTGGAACAGCTGTTAAAAAGCTACCCTCATCAATTGAGTTTCTGCTTGGGCTCAAAATAATTCAACTCCAAGGTTGCAAAAGGCTTTCAAGTATCCCAAAGAACATTTGTAAGTTGAAATATCTCGAGGAACTCAATCTCTCTTGTTGCTCTGAACTAGAAAACTTCCCAGAGATTTTGGAGCCAATGGAACATTTGAAGTCCTTAAATTTAAGTGGAACAGCGGTTAAAGAGCTACCCTTATCAATCGAGTTTCTCCCTGCTCTCACATATATTCAACTATGTGGTTGCAAAAAGCTTTCAAGTATCCCAAAGAGCATTTGTAAGTTGAAATATCTCAAGGAACTCGATCTCTCTTACTGTTCAGAACTTGAAAGCTTCCCAGAGATCATGGAGCCGATGGAACATTTGAAGTTCTTAAATTTAAGTGGAACAGCGGTTCAAGAGCTACACTCATCAATCGAGTTTCTCCTTGCTCTCAAAGAAATTCAACTACAAGATTGCAAAAGGCTTTCAAGTATTCCAAAGAGCATTTGTAAGTTGAAATATCTCGAGAAACTTGATCTCTCCTGCTGCTCTAAACTTGAAAACTTTCCAGAGATCTTGGAGCCAATGGAACATTTGAAGTCCTTAAATTTAAGTGAAACAACGGTTAAAGAGCTACACTCATCAATCGAGTTTCTCCCTGCTCTCAAAGAAATTCGACTAGGAGATTGCAAAAGGCTTCCAAGTAGCCAAGAGCAGATTGATGACTTGATAAAGGCTTACAACTATCACACAAAGCATTTGTAA